AGTTAATTGAGGCGCGCAACGAGGCGGAGACGATTCTTGCCGCCGTTGAGAAGGCCCCACAGCACGCAGCATGGCAACAGTTGAGTGAGCAGGAGCGCGCGGAGATTGCGAAGCTGAGTGGGGAACTCTCTGTGGTGAAGCAAGGCGATGACTTGCCCGCGATTCGTCAGGCAACCGAGGCGCTGGACCATGCGACGCGACGCTTTGCCGAGCTGATGATGGATCAGGCCGTATCGAGCGCGATCCAGGGTGAAACGATGCAGTCTGCCAGCACAAAGCTCGGTGAGGGCCCGACTGCACCGCATGAAATCGCTCCCGCCGAATTCAACTAATCAAACCACGCATACCGAAGCAGACCAATCGAGAGAAGAGCAATGTCAGACGAGAAGACCACGACCGTAGATCTAAGTAAGCCGCCCGCGGAGGGAATGGTTCGCGTTACGTTTTTGCCGGAAGGCAAGACCGTGGAGTTTGCATACGGAAGCATGCCCTACGACCATCACGGCAAGCCGATGTCGTTCCTCGACGTAGCGGAGAACTACGGCATCTTTCTTGACCATGCATGCGGCGGCGCCTGTGCCTGCACCACCTGTCACATATGGGTGAAGGAAGGCGAAAAAGGCATCAGCGAAGCGGATGACGAAGAGCTGGA
This window of the Acidisarcina sp. genome carries:
- a CDS encoding 2Fe-2S iron-sulfur cluster-binding protein — translated: MSDEKTTTVDLSKPPAEGMVRVTFLPEGKTVEFAYGSMPYDHHGKPMSFLDVAENYGIFLDHACGGACACTTCHIWVKEGEKGISEADDEELDRLDMAADQQLNSRLGCQAVITGPGIYVVEIPSWNRNYVSEGKPLTLSQEK